The Halorhabdus sp. BNX81 genome includes a region encoding these proteins:
- a CDS encoding MaoC family dehydratase, with the protein MVRYYEDFAVGESWTFGTREVTADEIQEFAREYDPQPMHVDSEAAAEGPFDGLIGSGWHTAALSMRLLVDGLFEDAAGRGGLGVDDLEWRTPLRPGDELTVDVEVIETSAFDDDRGQIDFAVRTTTQDDQEVLSMVVKGLFARRDDQQ; encoded by the coding sequence ATGGTTCGGTACTACGAGGACTTTGCCGTCGGTGAGTCCTGGACGTTCGGAACACGAGAAGTCACCGCCGACGAGATCCAGGAATTCGCTCGCGAATACGATCCACAGCCGATGCACGTCGACAGTGAGGCCGCCGCCGAGGGCCCTTTCGACGGGCTGATCGGCAGCGGGTGGCACACTGCCGCCCTCTCGATGCGGCTCCTCGTCGATGGACTCTTTGAGGACGCGGCCGGCCGTGGCGGCCTGGGCGTCGACGACCTGGAGTGGCGGACGCCGCTTCGACCGGGTGACGAACTCACCGTCGACGTCGAGGTGATCGAGACGAGCGCGTTCGACGACGATCGTGGGCAGATCGACTTCGCCGTCCGAACGACGACTCAGGACGACCAGGAAGTGCTCTCGATGGTCGTCAAGGGATTGTTCGCGCGGCGGGACGACCAGCAGTAA
- a CDS encoding ABC transporter permease, translating to MSRLGRITSETRAATRAFLRRRTAVFFTFLFPLLIVLIFGALVQTQPTGGGLFTEPPAYYVPGYLAVVVLFTPLSRVGSEVARHRDDRRFEKLATTPLSRAEWLLSQTLVNVAIIGVAAVLVLAVMVAVTGATIAPSPWLVPFLAIGVALFCGIGALLGSFTDSQDGVIAASNTLALPLLFLSETFVPPELLPEWFRPLIELSPLTYFSRGVRAVVTDPGAGVEGTVVAVWPAGPDPAINLAILSMLALVTFGLGALTLPRTD from the coding sequence GTGAGCCGACTGGGCCGAATCACGAGCGAGACGCGCGCCGCGACGCGAGCGTTCCTTCGTCGCCGGACCGCGGTCTTCTTCACGTTCCTGTTTCCGCTCCTGATCGTTCTCATCTTCGGCGCGCTCGTCCAGACCCAGCCCACCGGCGGCGGTCTCTTTACGGAGCCCCCAGCCTACTATGTCCCGGGCTATCTCGCGGTCGTCGTCCTCTTTACCCCGCTCTCTCGGGTCGGCAGCGAGGTCGCGCGCCACCGCGACGATCGGCGATTCGAGAAGTTGGCAACCACGCCGCTGTCGCGGGCCGAATGGCTGCTGTCCCAGACGCTCGTCAACGTCGCCATCATCGGCGTCGCGGCCGTGCTGGTGCTCGCGGTGATGGTGGCCGTCACCGGCGCGACGATCGCCCCGTCACCGTGGCTGGTGCCGTTCCTCGCGATCGGCGTCGCACTGTTCTGTGGTATCGGCGCGCTACTCGGGAGTTTCACGGACTCCCAGGACGGCGTGATCGCCGCCTCGAACACGCTTGCCCTCCCGCTGCTGTTCCTCTCGGAGACGTTCGTCCCGCCTGAACTCCTCCCGGAATGGTTCCGCCCGCTGATCGAGCTCTCGCCGCTGACATACTTCTCGCGGGGCGTCCGAGCGGTCGTGACCGATCCCGGCGCGGGCGTCGAGGGGACAGTCGTCGCCGTCTGGCCCGCCGGCCCCGATCCAGCGATCAACCTCGCGATCCTGTCGATGCTGGCGCTCGTCACGTTCGGACTCGGAGCACTCACGTTACCCCGGACGGACTGA
- a CDS encoding ATP-binding cassette domain-containing protein, with protein sequence MNHHTIELDDVSVSLGEVDALRDVSLSVDAGEFLGLVGPNGAGKTTLLRTVNGVITPDTGTVRLDGTAVTELGPRGVSRHVATVPQDTSVSFEFTVEDVVRMGRTPYRARTDLTADEADRDAVDEALERTEMTALRDRPITAVSGGERQRAFVARALAQDTPALVLDEPTASLDINHQVGVLELVGNLVADGRGAVAAIHDLDLAARYCDRLALLADGELQAVGDPETVLADEHLRPAFDTRTAVTPDAVTGTPSVTAIAEPRRDRNAHVHVLGSGATAARALTKLWQAGFEVTAGPLPSGDAALSVADELDAEAITAPPLSGPDEAALRKAREYCRTATATVLADPEIGPAATVLDLAESSGRPILVETRPLAERNHASDGAEARYRKFESRALTASIHGLVPAITEATTAKAVPADD encoded by the coding sequence ATGAACCACCACACGATCGAACTGGACGACGTCTCGGTCTCACTCGGCGAGGTCGACGCACTACGTGACGTCTCACTGTCGGTCGATGCCGGGGAGTTCCTGGGACTGGTCGGGCCGAACGGGGCCGGCAAAACGACGCTCCTGCGAACGGTAAACGGCGTCATCACACCCGACACCGGAACGGTCCGTCTCGACGGCACGGCGGTAACTGAACTCGGACCGCGGGGCGTGAGTCGACACGTCGCCACGGTGCCCCAGGACACGTCCGTCTCCTTTGAGTTTACCGTCGAGGACGTCGTCAGGATGGGCCGGACGCCTTACCGGGCGCGGACGGACCTCACGGCCGATGAGGCCGACCGGGACGCCGTCGATGAAGCGCTCGAACGGACGGAGATGACCGCGCTCCGTGACCGACCGATCACGGCCGTCAGCGGCGGCGAGCGCCAGCGGGCGTTCGTGGCCCGCGCGCTCGCTCAGGACACGCCGGCGCTCGTCCTGGACGAACCGACTGCCAGCCTCGACATCAACCACCAGGTCGGCGTCCTGGAACTGGTGGGTAACCTGGTCGCCGACGGGAGAGGGGCAGTCGCGGCGATCCACGACCTGGATCTGGCGGCCCGCTACTGCGATCGACTCGCGTTGCTCGCCGACGGGGAGCTCCAGGCCGTCGGCGATCCGGAGACGGTCCTCGCCGACGAACACCTCCGGCCGGCCTTCGACACCCGGACGGCCGTCACGCCCGATGCCGTCACCGGGACGCCGAGTGTGACGGCCATCGCCGAACCGCGGCGGGATCGAAACGCGCACGTCCACGTCCTTGGCAGCGGCGCGACCGCCGCCCGCGCCCTGACGAAGCTCTGGCAGGCCGGCTTCGAGGTGACTGCCGGCCCGTTACCCAGCGGGGACGCCGCGCTGTCGGTCGCCGACGAACTCGACGCCGAGGCGATCACTGCGCCGCCACTTTCCGGCCCCGACGAGGCAGCGCTCCGGAAGGCACGCGAGTACTGCCGGACAGCCACAGCGACGGTGCTGGCCGATCCGGAGATCGGCCCGGCTGCTACCGTCCTCGATCTGGCCGAGTCGAGCGGGCGGCCGATTCTAGTCGAAACGCGTCCGCTTGCGGAGCGAAACCACGCGAGCGACGGGGCAGAAGCACGCTACCGGAAATTCGAATCGCGGGCGCTCACGGCGTCGATCCACGGACTCGTCCCGGCGATCACCGAGGCGACAACTGCCAAGGCCGTGCCGGCCGACGACTGA
- a CDS encoding aminodeoxychorismate/anthranilate synthase component II — MAEPTVLVVDNYDSFAYNLVQYVGEVVTTDAWLPGVDGEVLVRRNDAVDLADIRTLDPDAIVVSPGPGTPQDAGVSMPVFESLSTPALGVCLGHQALCAAHGASVGHAPAVVHGKSSAITHDGRGVFAALPQEFPVGRYHSLAVERDALPDCLEETAHTDDERSVVMGVRHRSKPHVGVQFHPESILTEHGKAMIAAFLEQHVV; from the coding sequence ATGGCTGAGCCGACGGTCCTCGTCGTCGACAACTACGATTCGTTCGCCTACAATCTCGTGCAGTACGTGGGTGAGGTGGTCACGACGGACGCGTGGCTCCCCGGCGTCGACGGCGAGGTCCTGGTCCGGCGCAACGACGCGGTCGACCTCGCGGACATTCGGACGCTGGACCCGGACGCGATCGTCGTCTCGCCCGGCCCGGGCACCCCGCAGGATGCCGGCGTTTCGATGCCCGTTTTCGAGTCACTGTCGACACCCGCACTGGGGGTCTGCCTCGGTCACCAGGCGCTGTGTGCCGCACACGGCGCGTCAGTCGGCCACGCCCCGGCGGTGGTCCACGGCAAGTCCTCGGCGATCACCCACGACGGGCGGGGCGTCTTCGCCGCCCTCCCACAGGAGTTTCCGGTCGGCCGGTATCACTCCCTGGCTGTCGAACGCGACGCCCTGCCCGACTGTCTGGAAGAGACGGCCCACACCGACGACGAACGGTCGGTCGTCATGGGGGTGCGCCACCGCTCGAAGCCCCACGTCGGCGTCCAGTTCCATCCCGAGTCGATCCTGACCGAGCACGGCAAGGCCATGATCGCCGCGTTCCTCGAGCAGCACGTCGTTTGA
- a CDS encoding heme o synthase, with protein sequence MLENRIDDVPLRFSTLLAGTIVGVYLLVIAGATAAITDAAAACSTWPTCRLPTAGSPDLVIAWGHRLLAAIVGLAVLVTAAVGMARVADRRVRAALAFAVVLFAVQVGLGAVVTVSGAAGIAPTVHLGVAMALFTTLILALAWTLETEYGDPTEEPNTGVTTPAEPVEPAADGEQPPTRRDRGPAGEVLATLRAYIRLTKPRLMWLLCLVASAGMALATTGGRTLTVETILATLSGGVLAIGASGTFNHVLERDVDKRMQRTSDRPVVTDRIPIRNAVAFGFLLSALSLAIFATINLLAAALGLSAILFYSVVYTLLLKPNTVQNTVIGGFAGALPALIGWVAVTGTFGVPGLALAGIVFLWTPAHFYNLALAYQDDYARGGFPMMPVVRGETVTRKHILLYLGATLLAASGLATLANLGVLYGATVATVGAIFLWAVLVLHRERTTAAAFRAFHASNAFLGALLVAVVIDAMAV encoded by the coding sequence GTGTTAGAGAATCGAATCGACGACGTTCCATTGCGGTTCTCGACGCTTCTAGCCGGGACGATCGTCGGCGTCTATCTGCTGGTGATCGCCGGGGCGACGGCCGCGATCACCGACGCGGCTGCCGCGTGTTCGACCTGGCCGACCTGTCGGCTGCCGACCGCCGGCTCACCGGATCTGGTAATCGCCTGGGGCCACCGCCTGCTGGCGGCCATCGTCGGGCTGGCGGTTCTCGTGACCGCAGCGGTCGGGATGGCGCGAGTCGCTGATCGCCGCGTCCGGGCGGCATTGGCGTTCGCCGTCGTCCTCTTCGCGGTCCAGGTCGGACTCGGGGCCGTCGTGACAGTCTCCGGCGCGGCCGGCATCGCGCCGACCGTCCATCTGGGCGTGGCGATGGCACTCTTTACGACCCTCATACTGGCGCTCGCCTGGACCCTCGAAACGGAATACGGCGACCCAACCGAGGAGCCGAATACGGGCGTCACCACGCCGGCCGAGCCGGTCGAACCGGCCGCCGATGGCGAACAGCCGCCGACCCGGCGTGACCGCGGACCGGCGGGGGAGGTACTGGCGACGCTACGGGCCTATATCCGGTTGACCAAGCCACGCCTGATGTGGTTGCTGTGTCTCGTCGCCTCGGCTGGCATGGCCCTGGCGACGACGGGCGGACGGACGCTGACGGTCGAGACGATCCTGGCGACGCTGTCCGGCGGTGTGCTGGCGATCGGTGCCAGCGGCACCTTCAATCACGTCCTCGAACGCGACGTCGACAAGCGGATGCAGCGCACGTCCGACCGACCGGTGGTGACTGACCGCATCCCGATCCGGAACGCAGTCGCGTTCGGATTCCTCCTGTCGGCGCTCTCGCTTGCCATCTTCGCGACGATCAATCTGCTCGCCGCCGCGCTAGGTCTCTCGGCGATCCTCTTTTACAGCGTCGTCTACACCCTGTTGCTCAAGCCCAACACCGTCCAGAACACCGTCATCGGCGGGTTCGCCGGCGCGCTGCCGGCACTCATCGGGTGGGTCGCCGTCACCGGGACGTTCGGCGTTCCAGGCCTCGCGCTGGCGGGAATCGTCTTCCTGTGGACGCCGGCGCACTTCTACAACCTGGCGCTGGCCTACCAGGACGACTACGCCCGCGGAGGCTTCCCGATGATGCCAGTCGTCCGCGGCGAGACGGTGACGCGCAAGCACATCCTGCTGTATCTGGGCGCGACGCTGTTGGCCGCAAGCGGACTGGCGACGCTGGCGAACCTGGGCGTCCTCTATGGAGCCACGGTCGCGACTGTCGGGGCCATCTTCCTGTGGGCTGTTCTGGTACTGCACCGTGAGCGAACGACGGCCGCGGCCTTCAGGGCCTTCCACGCCTCGAACGCCTTCCTCGGGGCACTGCTGGTCGCAGTCGTGATCGACGCGATGGCCGTATGA
- a CDS encoding aminotransferase class IV, whose amino-acid sequence MEYHVDGQLVPAEEASVNVRDRGFMYGDAAFETLRAYGGEVFAWDAHADRFERTCETLGFAKAIPPRDDLHERIAETLAANDLTDAYVKLSISRGVQAGKLTPDPAVDPTIVVMVDSLSRGGIDGDPVWDSPAAVRTAQTRKIPDAALPADTKTHNYLNGILARLELQRGASGDPADEALLLDTDDYLAEGATSNLFFVTDGVVYTPSTDLSILPGVTRSIVLDLAREEGLPVETGRYEREDLLAADEAFLTNTTWELRPVGAVDGESIGGGPITRLLSRLYDRRVERSCYE is encoded by the coding sequence ATGGAGTATCACGTCGACGGCCAACTCGTCCCGGCCGAGGAAGCCAGCGTCAACGTGCGCGATCGCGGCTTCATGTACGGCGACGCGGCCTTCGAGACGCTCCGGGCCTACGGCGGCGAGGTTTTCGCCTGGGATGCCCACGCCGACCGGTTCGAACGTACCTGTGAGACCCTGGGGTTCGCCAAGGCGATCCCGCCACGGGACGACCTCCACGAGCGAATCGCGGAGACGCTCGCGGCCAACGACCTCACCGACGCCTACGTCAAGCTCTCGATCTCACGTGGCGTCCAGGCCGGCAAGCTCACCCCTGATCCCGCCGTCGACCCGACGATCGTCGTGATGGTCGACTCGCTTTCCCGGGGCGGCATCGACGGTGACCCGGTCTGGGACAGCCCGGCAGCTGTTCGGACGGCCCAGACCCGGAAGATCCCCGACGCCGCCCTGCCGGCGGATACCAAGACGCACAACTACCTCAACGGGATTCTCGCCCGACTCGAACTCCAGCGGGGGGCCAGTGGCGACCCGGCAGACGAAGCACTCCTGCTCGACACCGACGACTATCTCGCGGAAGGGGCGACGAGCAACCTCTTCTTCGTCACGGACGGTGTCGTCTACACGCCGTCGACCGACCTGTCGATCCTTCCGGGCGTGACCCGCTCGATCGTGCTGGATCTCGCTCGCGAGGAAGGGCTCCCCGTCGAGACCGGCCGTTACGAGCGCGAGGATCTACTGGCTGCCGACGAGGCCTTCCTGACGAACACGACCTGGGAGCTCCGCCCGGTCGGGGCCGTCGACGGCGAGTCGATCGGCGGCGGCCCGATCACGCGGCTGCTCTCCCGACTCTACGATCGGCGCGTCGAGCGCTCGTGTTACGAGTGA
- the coxB gene encoding cytochrome c oxidase subunit II, with protein MTKTRNGLVAALSVGGLATFVSTVAAQSEGTSTTNDLIWGLMNELLWVAIPITLLVEAILLYTVWRYRAGKSEAAKPTQENRRLEITWTVTTAIVLLFVGVASHGVLGQEPITDTGPSEDALEVDVVAERYAWTFNYPEQNVTTGETLVLPVDQKVRLNVTSTDWIHSFHVSGLGLKQDAFPGKSNYLTTEPTRTGSYQLYCAEYCGVGHSSMLGTVEVMSQDGFQDWLDSQSE; from the coding sequence ATGACGAAGACGCGAAACGGCCTGGTGGCAGCACTCTCGGTGGGGGGACTCGCGACGTTCGTCTCCACTGTGGCCGCCCAGTCCGAGGGAACCTCGACGACGAACGACCTGATCTGGGGGCTGATGAACGAGTTGCTGTGGGTTGCGATCCCGATCACGCTGCTCGTCGAGGCGATCCTGCTCTACACCGTCTGGCGATACCGGGCCGGCAAAAGCGAGGCGGCAAAGCCAACCCAGGAAAACCGCCGGCTCGAAATCACCTGGACGGTCACCACGGCGATCGTCCTGCTGTTCGTCGGCGTTGCCTCCCACGGTGTCCTCGGCCAGGAACCCATCACGGACACGGGGCCGTCCGAAGACGCCCTGGAGGTCGACGTGGTTGCCGAACGATACGCCTGGACGTTCAACTATCCCGAACAGAACGTTACCACGGGCGAAACGCTCGTCTTGCCGGTCGACCAGAAGGTGCGCCTGAACGTCACCTCCACGGACTGGATTCATTCCTTTCACGTTTCCGGGCTCGGGCTGAAGCAGGACGCCTTCCCCGGGAAGTCGAACTACCTGACCACGGAGCCGACCAGAACTGGCTCCTACCAACTGTACTGTGCGGAGTACTGTGGCGTGGGTCATTCGAGCATGCTCGGGACGGTCGAGGTCATGAGTCAGGACGGCTTTCAGGACTGGCTCGATAGCCAATCCGAGTGA
- a CDS encoding PGF-CTERM-anchored ABC transporter substrate-binding protein: MSRTIAGVFAVLLVVSGVAGVALSPAAGQVADHEPTVNCSFPITVTDANGANVTVDERPERIVTLAPSASQVVWALGAQDRVVGMPVNQYTSYLNGSETKTNVVGEEGQPRVEVILSQNPDLVLAPNIISADAVEQLRDAGVTVYRFESASSVSAVVEKTRLTGRLLGSSETARNVSARTLATTEAYRNATAGEDRPTVFYAMGGGYTAGRQTFIGDVIDAAGGDNVASAANISGYGTINTEVVVNENPDWIVVSGESPIPSDPALSNTTAIQENQTVRVDANFISQPGPRVTEPLRTLATTFHPDAAADVTVDSSTVSAPICAVDATEPTTESPPETTTEPMTETTTDSATETTESTTTVETVTLNTNQTTDTTTQTTTATGPGFGIVAAIVALLGAGTIARRR; the protein is encoded by the coding sequence ATGTCACGGACCATCGCCGGAGTGTTTGCCGTGTTGCTGGTCGTCAGCGGTGTGGCCGGTGTGGCGCTGTCGCCCGCCGCCGGTCAGGTCGCCGACCACGAACCGACCGTCAACTGTTCGTTCCCGATCACCGTCACCGACGCCAACGGGGCGAACGTGACGGTGGATGAGCGACCGGAACGAATCGTCACCCTCGCACCGAGTGCCTCCCAGGTCGTCTGGGCACTCGGTGCTCAGGACAGGGTCGTCGGGATGCCCGTCAACCAGTACACGAGCTACCTAAACGGGTCGGAAACGAAGACGAACGTCGTCGGCGAGGAGGGTCAGCCACGAGTAGAAGTCATTCTCAGCCAGAACCCGGACCTCGTGCTCGCGCCCAACATCATCAGCGCCGATGCGGTCGAGCAACTGCGGGACGCAGGCGTGACGGTCTATCGCTTCGAAAGTGCGAGTTCGGTCAGTGCCGTCGTCGAGAAGACCCGACTCACCGGTCGGCTCCTGGGTTCCTCCGAGACAGCCCGGAACGTGAGTGCTCGAACCCTGGCGACGACCGAGGCTTACCGGAACGCCACCGCAGGCGAGGATCGCCCCACAGTCTTCTACGCCATGGGCGGCGGCTATACCGCCGGTCGTCAGACCTTCATCGGCGACGTGATCGACGCTGCCGGCGGGGACAACGTCGCCAGCGCCGCGAACATCAGCGGGTACGGGACGATCAATACCGAAGTCGTCGTCAACGAAAACCCCGACTGGATCGTCGTCTCGGGAGAGTCACCCATCCCGTCCGATCCGGCGCTGTCGAATACGACCGCGATACAGGAAAACCAGACCGTCCGCGTCGACGCCAACTTCATCAGCCAGCCCGGGCCGCGGGTGACCGAACCACTGCGGACGCTGGCGACGACGTTCCACCCCGACGCAGCCGCCGACGTGACCGTCGATTCCTCAACGGTGTCGGCCCCGATCTGTGCAGTCGACGCCACGGAGCCGACAACTGAGTCACCACCGGAGACGACGACCGAACCCATGACCGAGACGACGACTGACTCAGCCACTGAGACGACTGAATCGACCACGACGGTTGAGACGGTCACGCTCAACACGAACCAGACGACGGATACGACCACCCAGACCACGACCGCGACCGGTCCTGGCTTTGGGATCGTGGCGGCGATCGTCGCTTTGCTCGGTGCGGGAACCATCGCCCGGCGTCGGTGA
- a CDS encoding ABC transporter ATP-binding protein, which translates to MTAIAIEDVRRTYGDTVALDAVSLSVDPGEIFGLVGPNGAGKTTLARAITGTTDYDGTVALFGEQPRAIDRSRLGSLPQSFSPHDRLTARELLEYYAGLYDDALTPGRVLDDVGLIDSADTYYENLSGGQQRRVCVGSALVNDPDLLVLDEPTTGIDPVGRRQLWDLLEGLAADGTTIFLTTHDMHEAERLADRVGLLADGELVAVDTPRALIDTHGGESRLTVETASPLAEGDATGLDYRTAIVDNDLRVFDVAPTAIGTVVDSLTDAGVQVESLSWAEPTLEDVYLELTGTAVGRGGQRLDDGAASAAEEPNAPTPPTEGSS; encoded by the coding sequence GTGACTGCCATCGCCATCGAGGACGTCCGGCGAACCTACGGCGACACTGTCGCGCTGGATGCCGTCTCGTTATCGGTCGACCCCGGCGAAATTTTCGGGCTGGTCGGGCCCAACGGCGCGGGCAAGACCACACTCGCCCGGGCGATCACTGGGACGACCGACTACGATGGGACGGTCGCGCTGTTCGGCGAGCAACCGCGGGCGATCGACCGCTCCCGGCTCGGCTCGCTCCCCCAGTCCTTCTCGCCTCACGACCGATTGACCGCCCGTGAGCTACTCGAGTACTACGCGGGCCTGTACGACGACGCCCTCACGCCAGGGCGCGTGCTCGACGACGTCGGCCTGATCGACAGTGCCGACACCTACTACGAGAATCTCTCGGGCGGCCAGCAACGCCGGGTCTGTGTCGGAAGTGCGCTCGTCAACGACCCCGATCTGCTCGTCCTCGACGAGCCGACCACCGGGATCGACCCCGTGGGGCGACGACAGCTCTGGGACCTCCTCGAAGGGCTGGCCGCAGACGGCACGACGATCTTTCTGACGACTCACGACATGCACGAGGCCGAACGACTGGCCGACCGCGTGGGACTGCTCGCCGACGGCGAGTTGGTCGCCGTAGACACGCCCCGTGCCCTGATCGACACCCACGGTGGCGAGAGCCGACTGACCGTCGAGACGGCGTCGCCACTCGCCGAAGGAGACGCGACCGGCCTCGACTACCGAACCGCTATCGTCGACAATGACCTGCGGGTGTTCGACGTCGCGCCGACGGCGATCGGCACCGTCGTCGACAGTCTCACAGATGCGGGCGTCCAGGTCGAATCGCTGAGTTGGGCCGAGCCGACGCTCGAAGATGTCTACCTGGAACTGACGGGGACCGCCGTCGGGCGCGGCGGGCAGCGGCTCGACGACGGGGCCGCGAGCGCGGCCGAGGAACCGAACGCGCCGACACCCCCCACGGAGGGATCGTCGTGA
- the btuC gene encoding vitamin B12 ABC transporter permease BtuC, which yields MQLNLSSMRMGLRIGVWTAGLTMTLAVITVTSAAIGPVALDVPTVAKASLNAVGIPAGLDVGIGETPTLGRSIPIPTVDVRYAYPFSFSVPETAETIVRDVRLPRIALGAVVGFALASAGAVMQGFFRNPMADPSIIGVSSGAAVGAVATIAFPVAFPLGLQAAAFVGALVAAFVVYAIATENGRTPVATLLLAGVAVQTFLGAVISYLLLHAGESLERAVFWLMGHLHSSSWAEVEVTLPVVVVTFFGLLAYARDLNALMLGEEDAQTVGIAVERTKRILLALSSIVTAAAVAVAGVIGFVGLIVPHVMRLLVGPDHRILLPTSALAGAAFLVATDTVARSNPATLPVGIVTSALGAPFFLYLLRRREVHEL from the coding sequence ATGCAACTCAACTTGTCATCGATGCGGATGGGGTTGCGGATCGGCGTCTGGACAGCCGGGTTGACGATGACGTTGGCCGTCATCACAGTTACGAGTGCAGCGATCGGCCCAGTCGCCCTGGACGTGCCGACCGTCGCGAAAGCGTCGCTCAATGCCGTCGGGATCCCGGCTGGCCTCGATGTCGGGATCGGCGAGACGCCGACCCTCGGGCGTTCGATACCGATCCCCACTGTCGACGTACGCTATGCGTACCCGTTCTCGTTTTCCGTTCCCGAGACCGCTGAGACGATCGTCCGAGACGTTCGGCTCCCACGAATCGCGCTCGGGGCTGTCGTGGGCTTCGCGTTGGCGAGTGCCGGTGCGGTCATGCAGGGCTTTTTCAGAAACCCGATGGCCGACCCCTCGATCATCGGCGTCTCCTCGGGCGCGGCGGTCGGTGCTGTGGCGACGATCGCGTTTCCAGTTGCGTTCCCGCTTGGACTCCAGGCGGCCGCGTTCGTCGGCGCGCTGGTCGCGGCCTTTGTGGTCTATGCGATCGCCACCGAGAACGGTCGGACACCGGTCGCGACGCTGTTGCTCGCCGGTGTCGCCGTCCAGACCTTCCTGGGCGCGGTGATCTCCTATCTCCTCTTGCACGCCGGCGAAAGCCTCGAACGGGCCGTCTTCTGGCTGATGGGACACCTTCACAGTAGCTCCTGGGCCGAAGTCGAGGTGACGCTGCCAGTAGTGGTGGTGACGTTCTTCGGTCTGCTCGCCTACGCTCGGGACCTCAACGCCCTCATGCTCGGCGAGGAGGACGCCCAGACTGTCGGGATCGCCGTCGAGCGGACCAAACGGATCTTGCTCGCGCTTTCGAGTATCGTGACCGCCGCCGCGGTCGCCGTCGCGGGCGTCATCGGCTTCGTCGGATTGATCGTCCCCCACGTCATGCGATTGCTCGTCGGCCCCGACCACCGGATTCTCCTCCCGACGAGCGCGCTGGCCGGGGCAGCCTTCCTTGTCGCGACCGACACCGTCGCCCGCTCTAACCCCGCAACGTTGCCCGTCGGGATCGTCACGTCCGCGCTCGGGGCCCCCTTCTTCCTCTATCTGCTGCGTCGCCGGGAGGTGCACGAACTATGA